The following proteins are encoded in a genomic region of Planctomycetota bacterium:
- a CDS encoding VWA domain-containing protein, with the protein MTSAREEALKGRPEGGAEDEGTETVLDWLALYMPSWGTSIVLHVAVLVLAAFVTRPTQADALPFDVTGQVLMPKTYEIDQRSDMRQTWGNQQESRGTLLLQPSSLVQMIEVPVPDVASNDRDPVWVIGVGGGGAAFGGFEGLGTGPGRGSGLFGVGGDEEARKIVYVVDRSGSMTSSIDYVKLELKRSIGKLGEEKEFHIIFYSSGPPVEMPTRRLVNATERNKAFAYEFVDGIIAQGETDPSDALRRAFAVRPEVIYLLTDGEFDKAMVDLDSDPPSGEEVMKIMADQNGGNYKAIYKEDLATLMQ; encoded by the coding sequence ATGACGAGTGCGAGGGAGGAGGCGTTGAAAGGGCGCCCCGAGGGGGGCGCGGAGGACGAGGGGACGGAAACGGTGCTGGACTGGCTGGCGCTGTATATGCCGAGTTGGGGAACCAGCATCGTGCTGCACGTGGCGGTGCTGGTCCTGGCGGCGTTTGTGACGCGGCCGACGCAAGCCGACGCGCTGCCGTTCGACGTGACCGGGCAGGTCCTGATGCCCAAGACCTACGAGATCGACCAGCGGTCGGATATGCGGCAGACGTGGGGCAACCAGCAAGAGTCTCGGGGCACGCTGCTTCTGCAGCCGAGCAGCCTGGTGCAGATGATAGAGGTGCCGGTTCCGGACGTGGCGTCGAACGACCGGGACCCGGTTTGGGTGATCGGCGTGGGCGGCGGAGGGGCGGCCTTCGGCGGGTTCGAGGGTCTCGGGACGGGGCCCGGGCGCGGGTCCGGATTATTCGGGGTGGGCGGCGACGAGGAGGCCCGCAAGATCGTTTATGTCGTGGACCGGTCCGGCAGCATGACCAGTTCGATAGACTATGTGAAGCTCGAACTGAAGCGATCGATCGGCAAACTGGGGGAGGAGAAAGAGTTCCACATCATCTTCTATTCGAGCGGGCCTCCCGTGGAGATGCCGACGCGGCGTCTGGTGAACGCGACGGAGCGGAACAAGGCCTTCGCGTACGAGTTTGTCGACGGGATCATCGCCCAGGGGGAGACGGACCCGTCGGACGCGCTTCGGCGGGCGTTTGCCGTCCGCCCGGAGGTGATCTACCTTCTGACGGACGGCGAGTTCGACAAGGCCATGGTAGACCTCGACTCGGATCCACCTTCAGGGGAAGAGGTCATGAAGATTATGGCAGATCAGAATGGCGGGAATTACAAGGCAATCTACAAGGAAGACCTTGCGACGCTTATGCAGTAG